One genomic window of Motacilla alba alba isolate MOTALB_02 chromosome 3, Motacilla_alba_V1.0_pri, whole genome shotgun sequence includes the following:
- the TRIM35 gene encoding tripartite motif-containing protein 35 — MEKGGEPCSSSSAAPSGGTPGLKEELLCPICYEPFREAVTLPCGHNFCKGCISRSWESRRHACPLCKESSSLEELRVNHTLRNLVELVLKEEGQRQSRGAALCPAHREEAKFFCLEDKELACFACQSSEQHRGHKMRPVQEAAVDFRAKLENMESSLRDKAKDFGAVRRSYESISRHNEAESERLERQVKWEFEKLHKFLWDEEQAMLAQLREETGRKQDLILGKMEQLSEASQALLDEAARLQADLKQDDFTFLMTHKNRKRRIACTAEEPEAVPSGMLLDVAKYLGSLQYNVWKKMLDTITAVPFSLDPNSAAGWLSVSEDLSSVSSCGYKGSVENPERFTSAPCILGSRGFSEGFHTWEVDLGGLTNWRVGVSRPHKGSHWSFHHDSRSGFWYIYHLHGKDECRASNAVRSRTALGNIRRVRVELDCTEGELSFYDADAQSHVYTFHEKFGGVVFPYFYVGNSQGDANTNTLRICPLRVRVLEDVPT, encoded by the exons ATGGAGAAAGGAGGcgagccctgctccagcagctcggCGGCTCCGTCCGGCGGCACGCCGGGCTTGAAGGAGGAATTGCTGTGCCCCATCTGCTACGAGCCGTTCCGCGAAGCCGTGACGCTGCCGTGCGGCCACAACTTCTGCAAGGGCTGCATCAGCCGCTCGTGGGAGAGCCGGCGGCACGCGTGCCCGCTGTGCAAGGAGAGCTCCTCGCTGGAGGAGCTCCGCGTCAACCACACGCTGAGGAACCTGGTGGAGCTGGTGCTGAAGGAGGAAGGGCAGCGGCAGAGCCGCGGCGCGGCGCTGTGCCCGGCGCACCGCGAGGAGGCCAAGTTCTTCTGCCTGGAGGACAAGGAGCTGGCGTGCTTCGCCTGCCAGAGCTCCGAGCAGCACCGCGGGCACAAGATGAGGCCCGTGCAGGAGGCGGCGGTGGATTTTAGG GCCAAGCTGGAGAACATGGAATCCTCCCTGCGGGATAAGGCCAAGGATTTCGGGGCCGTGCGGCGATCCTACGAATCCATCTCCCGGCACAACGAG GCGGAGTCGGAGCGGCTGGAGCGGCAGGTGAAGTGGGAATTCGAGAAGCTGCACAAGTTCCtgtgggatgaggagcaggCGATGCTGGCGCAGCTCCGGGAGGAGACGGGGCGGAAGCAGGATCTGATCCTGGGAAAGATGGAGCAGCTGAGCGAGgccagccaggccctgctcgACGAGGCCGCGCGGCTCCAGGCGGATCTCAAGCAGGACGACTTCACATTCCTGATG accCACAAGAACCGCAAGCGGAG GATCGCCTGCACGGCCGAGGAGCCGGAAGCTGTTCCCTCGGGAATGCTCCTGGACGTGGCCAAGTACCTGGGATCGCTGCAGTACAACGTGTGGAAGAAGATGCTGGACACCATCACCGCCG TCCCCTTCAGCCTGGATCCCAACTCGGCCGCCGGCTGGCTCTCCGTGTCCGAGGACCTCTCCAGCGTCTCCAGCTGCGGCTACAAAGGCTCCGTGGAAAACCCGGAGCGCTTCACCTCCGCCCCCTGCATCCTGGGATCCCGCGGCTTCTCCGAAGGCTTCCACACCTGGGAGGTGGACCTGGGCGGGCTGACCAACTGGAGGGTGGGCGTGTCCCGGCCCCACAAAGGTTCCCACTGGAGTTTCCACCACGATTCCCGCTCGGGCTTCTGGTACATCTACCACCTGCACGGCAAAGACGAGTGCCGGGCCTCCAACGCCGTGCGCTCGCGGACGGCGCTGGGAAACATCCGGCGGGTCCGGGTGGAGCTGGACTGCACCGAGGGGGAGCTGTCCTTCTACGACGCCGATGCCCAGAGCCACGTCTACACCTTCCACGAGAAGTTCGGCGGGGTCGTCTTCCCCTATTTCTACGTGGGGAATTCCCAAGGGGACGCCAACACCAACACGCTGCGGATTTGCCCGCTCCGGGTCCGTGTCCTTGAGGATGTCCCCACCTAG